From a region of the Sander lucioperca isolate FBNREF2018 chromosome 8, SLUC_FBN_1.2, whole genome shotgun sequence genome:
- the lmo7a gene encoding LIM domain only protein 7 isoform X5 codes for MEWRQQSTVSYDEAYLEAQRWIEAVTKKTFGSDDFRSALENGVLLCDLINKIKPGIIKRVNRLPTPIAGLDNLNVFLTACGKLGLKEAQLFHPGDLQDLSTRVTVKHQETNRRLKNVLITIYWLGRRAQCERFYDGPYLNFKAFEGLLGTALYKALQESSSQKGSNVRDSGFGDSWYSEREELFHLREGGGGGHRRDDSLDSLDSLGSRPQSISSETTLKGSSEGCCSDTEADSVFRMAENKDSLSYRRSLIITPKASSQFNQFLPTKDKASGYVPAPLRKKRAERNEDSRRSWANPTYTEDEGTLTRQQQMQESIDGSKSTSDIQIDPTVIQQVRYEELQKYRERIKSTEDKWQDDLSKWKNRRRSVNSDIVKKKEEREKIEEITYSGNRRSKTFKEMQEERENKGKNSIGGRLASLSYLDDDNIFDTPVITPRTRTFPARSYTIDTPYYSSEPLEPSRKEAEPPAASPATGRAASPPTSMEVDIVDSPAGRDATTTITSTITPTSRSFFHSSQSPAAAAAAAAPLQRSPVSERTGTVKTEETTTTVSSSSSLQKVPEPRPSLLRTQTEVGAPSSGSLYKQKPKPSSMEPKPPGVSQVSASLPRSYQRSDSARLTSVITPRPFGTQSSRLTSLPRAATTDDSQKRVNGDATVSKKSSVPSRYHQFMTSEDETRSQSSSAHSSEEEEEEEEEKEDKTTAKSITSTQSVSPVPPQIKSEAPVSAAPAKETSQENYCEMRISLNQKPNSSRDFGFQAAWDSTGARITSIQLGSPAEMCQLQVGDEVLTVNGHQVAEMSYPDWKSCMEEALQEGSLIMDIRHHGKNNWDRDQPSLPFKSHKTINLTSTDPILLGSPDKNTVSSSLDFTSRTSMEKLPSKEAPAHPVIDVASNGVNGGFREQSVTMRNKESEPISLKNLKRRSEFFEKGGSGSSVSALVYLCGGSESAMPDIPVPSIIPSSSRWSWDPEEERKRQEKWQKEQERLLQEKYKRDQEKLQEEWMKAQQEVAESVHQEEPGSLEVIRHSISPLPSLSTVNQPTSPPWQEEERKRKEEQERQKQAEEQERQRQAEERRKREEEERELQRLQEERERKERQEEEERKMREEEELMWQRRREEERKEERRRQEAAEQQRRERERAFEQQQQWTKSKSSPQLDEEEKPQRKGVYVQPGGMAHWLLEEQLRSARDKQAQSQRAASELETERRNILNAMRYREPERVTGSTLGDKRSQQSVSQAEQERQQILNEMKKKTPLLMDKSWIRERSSTTSTIQESDVPPMRRGESLDNLDASYNSWRSSWTPRSNSHIPNYTRPHSALSGSTSFYGGGLGAQRPGSSTLPSSSSMGSLRGGAGTPSSPWSRQSLSPSPSSPSPTTSPEPTSSEAGAPEQRSRSVSGRKICTFCDTALGKGAAMIIESLGLCYHLGCFKCIDCKSDLGGSEAGAEVRIRNKQLYCNTCYMRFKAGQPTSM; via the exons GTACTGATCACAATTTACTGGCTTGGTAGAAGAGCTCAGTGTGAACGTTTCTACGATGGACCTTACCTGAATTTTAAGGCATTTGAGGGCTTATTGGGAACAGCGCTATACAAG GCTCTGCAGGAATCGTCCAGTCAGAAAGGCAGCAACGTCAGAGACAGCGGTTTTGGAGATAGCTGGTACTCAGAGCGAGAGGAGCTCTTCCAtctgagagaaggaggaggaggaggacacaggAGAGACGACTCCCTTGACAGCTTGGACTCTTTGGGCTCCCGACCCCAGAGCATCTCATCTGAAACCACTCTTAAAGGAAGCAGCGAGG GTTGTTGTAGTGACACTGAAGCAGACTCTGTCTTCAGGATGGCTGAGAACAAGGACAGTTTGAGTTACCGACGGTCACTAATCATCACACCCAAGGCCAGCTCCCAGTTTAACCAGTTCCTGCCCACTAAAGACAAAGCCTCAGGCTACGTGCCTGCTCCACTAAGAAAGAAACGGGCCGAACGCAATGAGGACAGCCGGCGCAGCTGGGCCAACCCCACATACACAGAGGATGAAGGCACACTCACCAG ACAGCAGCAAATGCAAGAGAGTATCGACGG GAGTAAATCAACAAGCGATATCCAGATCGACCCCACCGTCATCCAGCAGGTTCGTTACGAAGAGCTGCAGAAGTATCGTGAGCGGATAAAGTCAACTGAGGATAAGTGGCAGGAT GACCTGAGCAAATGGAAAAACCGGCGCAGGAGTGTCAACTCTGATATAGTGAAGAAGAAAGAGGAACGGGAGAAGATAGAGGAGATCACATACAGCGGCAACAGAAGGTCTAAGACCTTCAAGGAGATGCAAGAGGAGAG AGAAAATAAAGGAAAGAACAGCATTGGCGGTCGTCTCGCATCTCTGTCTTACCTGGACGACGACAACATATTTGATACACCTGTCATTACCCCACGTACCCGGACCTTTCCTGCCAGGAGCTACACTATTGACACTCCTTACTATTCCTCTGAACCGCTTGAGCCTTCTCGGAAAGAGGCCGAACCCCCTGCTGCCTCCCCAGCGACTGGCAGGGCCGCTTCCCCTCCCACCTCAATGGAAGTTGACATTGTGGACAGTCCTGCAGGCAGAGACGCCACAACCACCATCACTTCCACCATCACTCCCACCAGCCGCAGCTTTTTCCACAGCTCCCagtctccagcagcagcagcagcagcagcagcacctttACAGAGGAGTCCAGTCTCAGAACGCACCGGCACAGTCAAGACAGAGGAGACCACAACCACAGTCTCCTCTTCTAGCTCCCTACAAAAGGTGCCCGAGCCAAGGCCCTCATTGTTGCGCACACAGACTGAGGTGGGGGCCCCCTCCTCTGGTTCTCTGTACAAACAAAAACCCAAGCCCAGCTCAATGGAACCCAAGCCTCCTGGGGTGTCTCAGGTTTCCGCATCCCTTCCCAGGAGCTACCAGAGATCGGATAGCGCACGTCTGACCTCAGTTATCACACCAAGGCCCTTCGGGACCCAGTCATCCCGCCTCACCTCACTTCCCCGAGCTGCTACA ACGGACGACTCTCAGAAGCGTGTCAACGGCGACGCCACTGTTTCTAAGAAGTCGTCGGTGCCGAGCCGCTATCACCAGTTCATGACCTCTGAGGACGAGACTCGCTCTCAGTCCAGCTCAGCCCACAGcagtgaggaggaagaggaggaggaggaggagaaagaagacAAGACCACAGCGAAGAGCATCACCTCTACTCAGAGTGTCTCACCTGTCCCTCCTCAGATCAAGAGTGAAGCTCCAGTCAGTGCTGCTCCAGCCAAAGAAACCAGCCAG GAGAACTACTGTGAGATGCGGATCAGCTTGAACCAGAAGCCCAACAGCAGCAGAGACTTTGGCTTCCAGGCGGCCTGGGACTCGACAGGAGCTCGCATCACGTCCATCCAGCTAG GCAGCCCGGCAGAGATGTGCCAGCTTCAGGTCGGAGATGAGGTGTTAACGGTAAACGGGCACCAGGTGGCAGAAATGAGCTACCCAGACTGGAAGTCCTGCATGGAGGAGGCTCTGCAGGAGGGCAGTCTAATCATGGATATACGCCATCATGGCAAGAACA ACTGGGACAGAGATCAACCTTCCCTGccatttaaaagccataagaccATCAATCTGACCAGTACGGATCCGATACTTCTAGGTTCCCCTGACAAAAACACTGTCAGCTCCAGCCTGGATTTCACCTCACGCACTTCCATGGAAAAGCTGCCATCCAAAGAGGCCCCCGCCCATCCAGTCATC GACGTGGCTTCAAACGGAGTTAATGGAGGTTTCCGTGAACAGTCGGTGACGATGAGGAACAAAG AGTCAGAACCCATATCTTTGAAAAACTTAAAACGGAGGTCAGAGTTTTttgaaaaag GTGGCTCAGGGTCCAGTGTCAGTGCGCTGGTCTACCTCTGTG gAGGATCAGAGTCTGCAATGCCAGAT ATACCTGTTCCTTCAATCATTCCTTCTTCCAGCCGCTGGTCCTGGGACCCAGAGGAGGAGCGCAAAAGACAAGAGAAATGGCAGAAGGAGCAGGAGCGCCTCCTACAG GAGAAATATAAGCGCGACCAGGAGAAGTTGCAGGAGGAGTGGATGAAGGCTCAGCAGGAGGTTGCCGAGAGCGTACACCAAGAAGAg CCTGGCAGCCTGGAGGTGATCAGACACAGCATCAGCCCACTCCCGTCCCTCTCTACCGTCAACCAGCCCACCTCTCCTCCGTggcaagaggaagagagaaagaggaaggaggagcAGGAGCGCCAGAAGCAGGCGGAGGAGCAGGAGCGCCAGAGGCAggcggaggagaggaggaagagggaagaggaggagcgGGAGCTGCAGCGTCtccaggaggagagagagaggaaagaaaggcaggaggaggaggagaggaagatgagggaggaggaagagctgatgtggcagaggaggagagaggaggagaggaaggaggagaggaggcggCAGGAAGCTGCAGAGCAACAGCGCAGAGAGCGGGAGAGAGCCttcgagcagcagcagcagtg GACAAAATCTAAATCATCTCCCCAGCttgatgaagaagaaaaacctcAGAGAAAAG GTGTGTATGTGCAGCCGGGGGGCATGGCTCACTGGCTGCTGGAAGAGCAGCTGAGGAGTGCACGTGACAAACAGGCCCAGAGTCAGCGGGCTGCATCAGAGCTAGAGACGGAGAGGAGAAACATCCTCAATGCCATGAGATACAGAGAGCCGGAAAGAG TGACGGGCAGTACATTGGGTGATAAAAGGAGTCAGCAGTCCGTGTCGCAGGCAGAGCAGGAGCGGCAGCAGATCCTGAACgagatgaagaagaagactccgtTGCTGATGGACAAAAGCTGGATCCGCGAGCGCTCCTCCACCACCAGCACGATCCAGGAGTCTGACGTGCCACCCATGCGCAG AGGTGAGTCTCTTGACAACTTGGACGCCTCATATAATTCCTGGCGCTCATCATGGACACCCAGAAGCAACTCTCACATCCCAAACTACACTCGGCCTCACTCTGCCCTCTCTGGCAGCACTTCCTTTTACGGTGGTGGGTTGGGGGCCCAGCGGCCCGGCTCCTCCACTctgccttcctcctcctccatggGCTCCCTCCGAGGTGGCGCAGGAACCCCCTCATCCCCTTGGTCCCGGCAGTCGCTATCCCCCTCACCCTCCTCTCCGTCACCCACCACCTCTCCAGAGCCCACATCTTCTGAGGCTGGCGCCCCCGAGCAACGGAGCAG GTCAGTGAGTGGCAGGAAAATCTGTACGTTCTGTGACACCGCACTGGGAAAGGGAGCAGCCATGATCATCGAGTCACTTGGGCTCTGTTATCATTTGGGCTGTTTTAAG TGTATCGACTGTAAGTCGGACCTGGGAGGATCGGAAGCCGGGGCTGAAGTCAGAATACGAAACAAGCAGCTGTACTGTAACACCTGCTACATGCGATTCAAAG ctggCCAGCCAACCTCTATGTGA
- the lmo7a gene encoding LIM domain only protein 7 isoform X6, with the protein MEWRQQSTVSYDEAYLEAQRWIEAVTKKTFGSDDFRSALENGVLLCDLINKIKPGIIKRVNRLPTPIAGLDNLNVFLTACGKLGLKEAQLFHPGDLQDLSTRVTVKHQETNRRLKNVLITIYWLGRRAQCERFYDGPYLNFKAFEGLLGTALYKALQESSSQKGSNVRDSGFGDSWYSEREELFHLREGGGGGHRRDDSLDSLDSLGSRPQSISSETTLKGSSEGCCSDTEADSVFRMAENKDSLSYRRSLIITPKASSQFNQFLPTKDKASGYVPAPLRKKRAERNEDSRRSWANPTYTEDEGTLTRQQQMQESIDGSKSTSDIQIDPTVIQQVRYEELQKYRERIKSTEDKWQDDLSKWKNRRRSVNSDIVKKKEEREKIEEITYSGNRRSKTFKEMQEERENKGKNSIGGRLASLSYLDDDNIFDTPVITPRTRTFPARSYTIDTPYYSSEPLEPSRKEAEPPAASPATGRAASPPTSMEVDIVDSPAGRDATTTITSTITPTSRSFFHSSQSPAAAAAAAAPLQRSPVSERTGTVKTEETTTTVSSSSSLQKVPEPRPSLLRTQTEVGAPSSGSLYKQKPKPSSMEPKPPGVSQVSASLPRSYQRSDSARLTSVITPRPFGTQSSRLTSLPRAATTDDSQKRVNGDATVSKKSSVPSRYHQFMTSEDETRSQSSSAHSSEEEEEEEEEKEDKTTAKSITSTQSVSPVPPQIKSEAPVSAAPAKETSQENYCEMRISLNQKPNSSRDFGFQAAWDSTGARITSIQLGSPAEMCQLQVGDEVLTVNGHQVAEMSYPDWKSCMEEALQEGSLIMDIRHHGKNNWDRDQPSLPFKSHKTINLTSTDPILLGSPDKNTVSSSLDFTSRTSMEKLPSKEAPAHPVIDVASNGVNGGFREQSVTMRNKGGSGSSVSALVYLCGGSESAMPDIPVPSIIPSSSRWSWDPEEERKRQEKWQKEQERLLQEKYKRDQEKLQEEWMKAQQEVAESVHQEEPGSLEVIRHSISPLPSLSTVNQPTSPPWQEEERKRKEEQERQKQAEEQERQRQAEERRKREEEERELQRLQEERERKERQEEEERKMREEEELMWQRRREEERKEERRRQEAAEQQRRERERAFEQQQQWADGSHGFANVQSSLSFTDRTKSKSSPQLDEEEKPQRKGVYVQPGGMAHWLLEEQLRSARDKQAQSQRAASELETERRNILNAMRYREPERVTGSTLGDKRSQQSVSQAEQERQQILNEMKKKTPLLMDKSWIRERSSTTSTIQESDVPPMRRGESLDNLDASYNSWRSSWTPRSNSHIPNYTRPHSALSGSTSFYGGGLGAQRPGSSTLPSSSSMGSLRGGAGTPSSPWSRQSLSPSPSSPSPTTSPEPTSSEAGAPEQRSRSVSGRKICTFCDTALGKGAAMIIESLGLCYHLGCFKCIDCKSDLGGSEAGAEVRIRNKQLYCNTCYMRFKAGQPTSM; encoded by the exons GTACTGATCACAATTTACTGGCTTGGTAGAAGAGCTCAGTGTGAACGTTTCTACGATGGACCTTACCTGAATTTTAAGGCATTTGAGGGCTTATTGGGAACAGCGCTATACAAG GCTCTGCAGGAATCGTCCAGTCAGAAAGGCAGCAACGTCAGAGACAGCGGTTTTGGAGATAGCTGGTACTCAGAGCGAGAGGAGCTCTTCCAtctgagagaaggaggaggaggaggacacaggAGAGACGACTCCCTTGACAGCTTGGACTCTTTGGGCTCCCGACCCCAGAGCATCTCATCTGAAACCACTCTTAAAGGAAGCAGCGAGG GTTGTTGTAGTGACACTGAAGCAGACTCTGTCTTCAGGATGGCTGAGAACAAGGACAGTTTGAGTTACCGACGGTCACTAATCATCACACCCAAGGCCAGCTCCCAGTTTAACCAGTTCCTGCCCACTAAAGACAAAGCCTCAGGCTACGTGCCTGCTCCACTAAGAAAGAAACGGGCCGAACGCAATGAGGACAGCCGGCGCAGCTGGGCCAACCCCACATACACAGAGGATGAAGGCACACTCACCAG ACAGCAGCAAATGCAAGAGAGTATCGACGG GAGTAAATCAACAAGCGATATCCAGATCGACCCCACCGTCATCCAGCAGGTTCGTTACGAAGAGCTGCAGAAGTATCGTGAGCGGATAAAGTCAACTGAGGATAAGTGGCAGGAT GACCTGAGCAAATGGAAAAACCGGCGCAGGAGTGTCAACTCTGATATAGTGAAGAAGAAAGAGGAACGGGAGAAGATAGAGGAGATCACATACAGCGGCAACAGAAGGTCTAAGACCTTCAAGGAGATGCAAGAGGAGAG AGAAAATAAAGGAAAGAACAGCATTGGCGGTCGTCTCGCATCTCTGTCTTACCTGGACGACGACAACATATTTGATACACCTGTCATTACCCCACGTACCCGGACCTTTCCTGCCAGGAGCTACACTATTGACACTCCTTACTATTCCTCTGAACCGCTTGAGCCTTCTCGGAAAGAGGCCGAACCCCCTGCTGCCTCCCCAGCGACTGGCAGGGCCGCTTCCCCTCCCACCTCAATGGAAGTTGACATTGTGGACAGTCCTGCAGGCAGAGACGCCACAACCACCATCACTTCCACCATCACTCCCACCAGCCGCAGCTTTTTCCACAGCTCCCagtctccagcagcagcagcagcagcagcagcacctttACAGAGGAGTCCAGTCTCAGAACGCACCGGCACAGTCAAGACAGAGGAGACCACAACCACAGTCTCCTCTTCTAGCTCCCTACAAAAGGTGCCCGAGCCAAGGCCCTCATTGTTGCGCACACAGACTGAGGTGGGGGCCCCCTCCTCTGGTTCTCTGTACAAACAAAAACCCAAGCCCAGCTCAATGGAACCCAAGCCTCCTGGGGTGTCTCAGGTTTCCGCATCCCTTCCCAGGAGCTACCAGAGATCGGATAGCGCACGTCTGACCTCAGTTATCACACCAAGGCCCTTCGGGACCCAGTCATCCCGCCTCACCTCACTTCCCCGAGCTGCTACA ACGGACGACTCTCAGAAGCGTGTCAACGGCGACGCCACTGTTTCTAAGAAGTCGTCGGTGCCGAGCCGCTATCACCAGTTCATGACCTCTGAGGACGAGACTCGCTCTCAGTCCAGCTCAGCCCACAGcagtgaggaggaagaggaggaggaggaggagaaagaagacAAGACCACAGCGAAGAGCATCACCTCTACTCAGAGTGTCTCACCTGTCCCTCCTCAGATCAAGAGTGAAGCTCCAGTCAGTGCTGCTCCAGCCAAAGAAACCAGCCAG GAGAACTACTGTGAGATGCGGATCAGCTTGAACCAGAAGCCCAACAGCAGCAGAGACTTTGGCTTCCAGGCGGCCTGGGACTCGACAGGAGCTCGCATCACGTCCATCCAGCTAG GCAGCCCGGCAGAGATGTGCCAGCTTCAGGTCGGAGATGAGGTGTTAACGGTAAACGGGCACCAGGTGGCAGAAATGAGCTACCCAGACTGGAAGTCCTGCATGGAGGAGGCTCTGCAGGAGGGCAGTCTAATCATGGATATACGCCATCATGGCAAGAACA ACTGGGACAGAGATCAACCTTCCCTGccatttaaaagccataagaccATCAATCTGACCAGTACGGATCCGATACTTCTAGGTTCCCCTGACAAAAACACTGTCAGCTCCAGCCTGGATTTCACCTCACGCACTTCCATGGAAAAGCTGCCATCCAAAGAGGCCCCCGCCCATCCAGTCATC GACGTGGCTTCAAACGGAGTTAATGGAGGTTTCCGTGAACAGTCGGTGACGATGAGGAACAAAG GTGGCTCAGGGTCCAGTGTCAGTGCGCTGGTCTACCTCTGTG gAGGATCAGAGTCTGCAATGCCAGAT ATACCTGTTCCTTCAATCATTCCTTCTTCCAGCCGCTGGTCCTGGGACCCAGAGGAGGAGCGCAAAAGACAAGAGAAATGGCAGAAGGAGCAGGAGCGCCTCCTACAG GAGAAATATAAGCGCGACCAGGAGAAGTTGCAGGAGGAGTGGATGAAGGCTCAGCAGGAGGTTGCCGAGAGCGTACACCAAGAAGAg CCTGGCAGCCTGGAGGTGATCAGACACAGCATCAGCCCACTCCCGTCCCTCTCTACCGTCAACCAGCCCACCTCTCCTCCGTggcaagaggaagagagaaagaggaaggaggagcAGGAGCGCCAGAAGCAGGCGGAGGAGCAGGAGCGCCAGAGGCAggcggaggagaggaggaagagggaagaggaggagcgGGAGCTGCAGCGTCtccaggaggagagagagaggaaagaaaggcaggaggaggaggagaggaagatgagggaggaggaagagctgatgtggcagaggaggagagaggaggagaggaaggaggagaggaggcggCAGGAAGCTGCAGAGCAACAGCGCAGAGAGCGGGAGAGAGCCttcgagcagcagcagcagtg GGCTGATGGCTCCCATGGCTTTGCCAATGTCCAGTCGTCACTGTCCTTTACAGACAG GACAAAATCTAAATCATCTCCCCAGCttgatgaagaagaaaaacctcAGAGAAAAG GTGTGTATGTGCAGCCGGGGGGCATGGCTCACTGGCTGCTGGAAGAGCAGCTGAGGAGTGCACGTGACAAACAGGCCCAGAGTCAGCGGGCTGCATCAGAGCTAGAGACGGAGAGGAGAAACATCCTCAATGCCATGAGATACAGAGAGCCGGAAAGAG TGACGGGCAGTACATTGGGTGATAAAAGGAGTCAGCAGTCCGTGTCGCAGGCAGAGCAGGAGCGGCAGCAGATCCTGAACgagatgaagaagaagactccgtTGCTGATGGACAAAAGCTGGATCCGCGAGCGCTCCTCCACCACCAGCACGATCCAGGAGTCTGACGTGCCACCCATGCGCAG AGGTGAGTCTCTTGACAACTTGGACGCCTCATATAATTCCTGGCGCTCATCATGGACACCCAGAAGCAACTCTCACATCCCAAACTACACTCGGCCTCACTCTGCCCTCTCTGGCAGCACTTCCTTTTACGGTGGTGGGTTGGGGGCCCAGCGGCCCGGCTCCTCCACTctgccttcctcctcctccatggGCTCCCTCCGAGGTGGCGCAGGAACCCCCTCATCCCCTTGGTCCCGGCAGTCGCTATCCCCCTCACCCTCCTCTCCGTCACCCACCACCTCTCCAGAGCCCACATCTTCTGAGGCTGGCGCCCCCGAGCAACGGAGCAG GTCAGTGAGTGGCAGGAAAATCTGTACGTTCTGTGACACCGCACTGGGAAAGGGAGCAGCCATGATCATCGAGTCACTTGGGCTCTGTTATCATTTGGGCTGTTTTAAG TGTATCGACTGTAAGTCGGACCTGGGAGGATCGGAAGCCGGGGCTGAAGTCAGAATACGAAACAAGCAGCTGTACTGTAACACCTGCTACATGCGATTCAAAG ctggCCAGCCAACCTCTATGTGA